One region of Candidatus Dadabacteria bacterium genomic DNA includes:
- a CDS encoding histidine triad nucleotide-binding protein, with protein MSTIFTQIINREIPADIVYEDQICLAFRDINPQAPVHVLLIPKKEIVSMATVETEDQSVLGHLMVKASEIASTLGLSEGGYRLVVNTNEDAGQSVFHLHIHILGGRKLTWPPG; from the coding sequence ATGAGCACAATTTTCACACAGATAATAAATCGAGAAATTCCAGCCGATATAGTGTACGAGGACCAGATCTGTCTGGCCTTCAGAGATATAAACCCCCAGGCTCCCGTTCATGTCCTTTTGATACCGAAAAAGGAAATAGTTTCAATGGCGACTGTTGAGACCGAGGATCAGTCGGTCTTGGGCCATCTTATGGTCAAGGCTTCGGAAATAGCTTCGACTCTGGGGCTTAGCGAGGGTGGATATAGGCTTGTCGTGAACACAAACGAGGACGCGGGACAGAGCGTCTTTCATCTGCATATACATATTCTTGGCGGAAGAAAACTCACTTGGCCTCCGGGATAG
- a CDS encoding (Fe-S)-binding protein has protein sequence MSSSERKKKIHLFISCLVDNFFPEVGEAMLRVLSGMGMEIEFPQNQTCCGQPAFNSGHRQEAEKVAHHFLDVFGDADEAIVCPSGSCVSMVKNYYKELFHDDPEALSRAERISSNIYEFSEFVFQRKEDLSFDSAYRGRVTFHDSCHALRELGISSQPRELIKSLSEVELVEMTMADACCGFGGTFSIKYPEVSKSMLQEKIDSITNSGADAVVSTDMGCLMNIRGLVSRKKLPVKVLHLAELLAFEGPK, from the coding sequence ATGAGCTCATCCGAGAGAAAAAAGAAAATCCATCTTTTCATAAGCTGTCTAGTAGACAATTTTTTTCCCGAAGTGGGAGAAGCGATGCTGAGAGTCCTCTCAGGCATGGGAATGGAAATTGAGTTTCCGCAAAACCAGACATGCTGCGGACAGCCTGCGTTTAACTCCGGTCACAGACAAGAAGCCGAGAAAGTCGCTCATCATTTCCTTGATGTCTTCGGCGATGCGGATGAAGCAATTGTCTGTCCCTCAGGTTCCTGCGTGTCCATGGTAAAAAACTATTACAAGGAACTTTTCCACGACGACCCCGAAGCTCTGTCCCGCGCGGAAAGAATATCATCCAACATCTATGAGTTCTCCGAATTTGTTTTCCAGAGGAAAGAAGATCTTAGCTTTGACTCCGCATACAGGGGTAGGGTTACGTTTCACGATTCATGCCACGCGCTTCGAGAACTCGGAATAAGCTCCCAGCCCCGGGAACTTATCAAGTCCCTAAGTGAGGTTGAACTGGTTGAAATGACTATGGCGGACGCCTGCTGCGGTTTTGGGGGAACTTTTTCCATTAAATATCCGGAAGTATCAAAGTCCATGCTTCAGGAAAAAATAGACTCAATAACAAATTCAGGTGCGGATGCCGTCGTTTCAACCGACATGGGGTGTCTTATGAACATAAGGGGACTTGTTTCCAGGAAAAAACTGCCCGTAAAAGTGCTTCATCTGGCCGAGCTTCTCGCTTTTGAGGGTCCCAAATGA
- a CDS encoding iron-sulfur cluster-binding protein → MITERIDFKKNSVKALGDPKLKRALVNFTDRSRASRQKAVSGVSEWEELRSEARRIKEEVIKNLDSYLLELEKSVMRAGGKVHWAKDAQEASAIVVNIAKENNVRNVVKSKSMATEEIELNRHLISNGINTVETDLGEYIVQLCEDHPFHIITPAIHKTKEDISKLFSEKFGVPEYEEPQKLTNIARKELREKFLSADMGISGVNFAVAETGTIAIVENEGNARLATTFPDIHVAIMGIEKIVPKFEQLSIFLSLLARSATGQKSSTYVSLITGPRREGESDGPRQFHIVFLDNGRSDIAKSRETRESLYCIRCGACINICPVYRQVGGHSYGWVYSGPIGAVITPQLNDLQKTADLPFASSLCGACRDVCPVKIDFPHVLLSLRQKVVEKNSKKPDPATFMENIAFRIWSFVFSKPFYYNLTGKTMIFLQRLYKKDNELQRLPYPFSKWTREKNFPAFSKKPFRARWKEKYHGKNGALR, encoded by the coding sequence ATGATTACGGAACGCATAGATTTCAAGAAAAACTCTGTGAAGGCCCTCGGGGATCCTAAGCTGAAGAGGGCTCTTGTAAATTTCACCGACAGATCAAGAGCCTCCAGACAAAAAGCGGTAAGCGGGGTTTCCGAGTGGGAAGAGCTCAGGTCCGAAGCCAGGCGGATAAAAGAAGAAGTAATCAAAAACCTAGACAGCTATCTTCTGGAACTTGAAAAAAGCGTTATGAGGGCGGGTGGCAAGGTGCACTGGGCAAAAGACGCCCAGGAGGCTTCCGCAATAGTGGTCAATATAGCCAAAGAAAACAACGTCCGAAACGTCGTCAAAAGCAAATCGATGGCCACCGAGGAGATAGAGCTCAACAGACACCTCATATCAAACGGGATAAATACGGTGGAAACAGACCTCGGGGAGTACATAGTGCAGCTTTGTGAAGATCATCCTTTTCACATAATCACCCCGGCAATCCACAAGACCAAAGAAGACATCTCAAAGCTTTTCTCCGAGAAATTCGGGGTGCCTGAATATGAAGAGCCACAGAAACTTACCAACATAGCAAGAAAAGAACTGAGAGAGAAGTTCCTCTCGGCCGATATGGGTATTTCCGGGGTTAATTTCGCCGTGGCCGAAACAGGAACCATAGCGATAGTGGAAAACGAGGGTAACGCCAGACTAGCAACCACGTTTCCCGATATACACGTTGCTATCATGGGAATAGAAAAGATAGTCCCTAAGTTTGAGCAACTCTCTATTTTTCTCAGCCTACTGGCGAGAAGCGCCACTGGCCAGAAATCCTCCACCTATGTTTCTCTTATAACAGGCCCGAGGAGGGAAGGGGAGAGCGACGGTCCCCGGCAGTTTCACATAGTCTTCCTTGATAACGGAAGAAGCGACATAGCAAAATCAAGGGAGACCAGAGAATCGCTCTACTGCATAAGATGCGGAGCCTGCATCAATATATGCCCGGTATACAGACAAGTTGGAGGGCATAGCTACGGATGGGTGTATTCAGGACCAATAGGGGCCGTGATAACTCCCCAATTAAACGATCTACAAAAAACCGCAGACCTGCCGTTTGCATCTTCTCTTTGCGGAGCGTGTAGGGACGTATGCCCGGTAAAAATCGATTTTCCCCATGTTCTTCTCTCTCTTAGGCAAAAAGTGGTAGAGAAAAACAGCAAAAAACCGGATCCTGCAACATTTATGGAGAATATTGCCTTTCGGATCTGGAGTTTCGTCTTCAGTAAGCCATTTTACTACAATCTTACGGGGAAAACGATGATCTTCCTACAACGTCTCTACAAAAAAGACAATGAATTACAGAGACTTCCATATCCTTTTTCAAAGTGGACTAGAGAAAAAAACTTCCCCGCTTTCTCGAAAAAACCCTTCAGAGCAAGATGGAAAGAGAAATATCATGGCAAAAACGGAGCATTAAGATGA
- a CDS encoding zinc ribbon domain-containing protein, with translation MPIYEYQCQKCEGVFEILQGFNDKPARKCEECGGKLKRLISVSAFHLKGSGWYETDYGKKKVSEPKQLKDHDTGGEATSPAASSESPVLPTEQAAVSGSSQTYDSIKSDTKKAKSKQKKK, from the coding sequence ATGCCTATTTACGAATATCAATGCCAAAAGTGTGAAGGCGTCTTCGAGATCCTGCAGGGCTTTAACGACAAACCTGCAAGAAAGTGCGAGGAATGCGGAGGAAAACTTAAAAGACTCATCTCTGTTTCCGCTTTTCATCTGAAAGGCTCGGGTTGGTATGAAACCGATTACGGAAAGAAAAAAGTATCAGAACCCAAGCAGTTAAAAGATCACGATACTGGAGGAGAAGCCACCTCTCCTGCCGCTTCTTCCGAGAGTCCCGTTCTTCCAACGGAACAAGCTGCTGTTTCAGGTTCCAGTCAGACATATGACTCGATAAAGTCCGATACGAAAAAAGCAAAGTCAAAGCAAAAGAAAAAATAG
- a CDS encoding SDR family oxidoreductase — MDLGIKGKVALVAASSKGIGKAIAAALADEGVNLSIFSRSEDDIERTASEIRTRFPVDVFASAADVTSKEQIDRVIEDTVKTLGGIDILINNAGGPPFGFFEDFESPDWQNALELNLLSGIHMAKKVVPLMKKQNWGRIVNITSIAVKQPIDGLMLSNTSRAGLIGFSKTLSNELAKYNILVNNICPGRIYTDRIKALAEKRAAQSGIEYEKAIEEMEKDIPLQRIGTPEELAALACFLASEKASYMTGTTIQVDGGLLRGLF, encoded by the coding sequence ATGGACCTCGGTATAAAGGGAAAAGTCGCCTTGGTGGCGGCGTCCAGCAAGGGAATCGGAAAGGCAATAGCCGCCGCTCTTGCAGATGAAGGAGTAAATCTCTCCATATTTTCGCGCTCAGAAGACGATATAGAGCGTACGGCTTCCGAAATAAGAACCCGTTTTCCGGTGGATGTCTTTGCCTCCGCGGCCGATGTAACGAGCAAAGAACAGATCGACCGTGTAATAGAAGACACGGTAAAAACACTTGGCGGAATTGATATTCTCATAAACAACGCCGGAGGACCCCCTTTCGGCTTTTTCGAAGATTTTGAGTCCCCCGATTGGCAAAACGCCTTGGAACTTAACCTCCTAAGCGGCATTCATATGGCGAAGAAAGTAGTTCCTCTGATGAAAAAGCAGAACTGGGGAAGAATAGTAAACATAACCTCAATAGCCGTTAAACAACCGATAGATGGGCTGATGCTCTCAAACACTTCCCGTGCCGGGCTTATAGGCTTCTCGAAAACCCTTTCAAACGAACTCGCAAAATACAACATCTTGGTGAACAACATCTGTCCCGGAAGAATCTATACGGACAGAATAAAGGCTCTTGCGGAAAAACGGGCCGCGCAGTCGGGCATTGAATACGAAAAAGCCATAGAGGAGATGGAAAAGGACATTCCTCTGCAAAGAATAGGAACCCCTGAAGAACTGGCCGCCCTAGCCTGCTTTCTCGCTTCTGAGAAAGCAAGTTACATGACAGGAACTACTATCCAGGTTGATGGAGGATTGTTGAGGGGGCTGTTTTAA
- the purU gene encoding formyltetrahydrofolate deformylase: MPESSEQAVLLTHSPDRPGLLRAIIDFISRHGGNIYEMQHCMDKDEKVTFVRVKWSMEKFSIPKEEFSGRFQEEVASEFDIKFDIFFTGKVLRMAVFVSKLPHCLSDIIYRLRVREWNVEVPVIISNHLNLKPVADRYGMDYYVFNDVENKKEEVEASQLELLADYKVDFIVLARYMQILSEDFVSHYKNRIINIHHSFLPAFPGARPYHNAYKRGVKIVGATSHYVTEDLDSGPIIEQDVIRVNYNDSIDDLVRKGEDLEKQVLSKAIWSHINREILIYKNRTIMFNK; the protein is encoded by the coding sequence ATGCCAGAAAGCTCTGAACAAGCAGTACTGCTTACGCATTCTCCCGACCGCCCGGGTCTTCTCCGCGCAATAATCGACTTCATATCCAGGCATGGCGGTAACATATATGAAATGCAGCACTGCATGGACAAAGACGAAAAGGTCACCTTTGTCCGTGTAAAGTGGTCAATGGAGAAATTTTCCATTCCCAAAGAGGAATTCTCCGGACGTTTCCAAGAGGAAGTAGCTTCAGAATTCGACATAAAATTCGACATATTCTTCACCGGGAAAGTGCTGCGCATGGCGGTTTTTGTCTCAAAACTCCCACATTGTCTCTCCGATATCATATACAGGTTAAGAGTCAGGGAGTGGAATGTGGAAGTTCCCGTCATTATAAGCAATCATCTTAACCTCAAACCTGTTGCTGACCGCTACGGCATGGATTATTATGTGTTCAACGATGTGGAAAATAAGAAAGAGGAAGTGGAAGCCAGCCAGCTTGAACTTCTCGCAGACTATAAAGTGGATTTCATAGTGCTTGCCAGGTACATGCAGATACTTAGCGAGGATTTTGTTTCACACTACAAAAACAGGATAATCAACATTCACCATTCCTTCCTTCCCGCCTTTCCCGGAGCGCGTCCCTACCACAACGCCTACAAAAGAGGCGTTAAGATCGTTGGAGCAACGAGCCATTACGTAACCGAGGATCTGGATTCCGGACCCATAATAGAGCAGGATGTAATACGGGTAAACTACAACGATTCCATAGACGACTTGGTGAGAAAGGGAGAGGATCTGGAGAAGCAGGTTCTTTCAAAAGCAATCTGGTCTCACATCAACAGAGAAATTCTGATATACAAAAACAGAACAATAATGTTCAATAAATGA
- a CDS encoding PBP1A family penicillin-binding protein produces the protein MNLNRGINLAGKDPSKFLRSRFLMPAVFLSACVIGIMAVYIYFSKDLPDLRDLTRYQPVILNEFYSSEGELIAQSGLERRALVNLESIPSYLVNAFIAVEDRRFYQHSGVDAKSVVRALYQNLVTGRIVSGGSTITQQITKNLILGPQKAYTRKIKEAILSYRIERNLSKDEILYLYLNHIYLADGVYGVEMASRNYFGKSARDINIAEACLLAGIPRRPEQYSPRTNLSNALKRQKTVINIMREQEFITPRQQREALAYKIKVIPKQEPRGEYIAPYFIEYVREYLEKRVGRKAYEKGGYKVYTTLDMDLNLAAYRAVRRGIRNLEKRQGRTRFTIARLRTAEKIEEFKKQQKNLVLQNGKTYRAVVTVIGDIDERTSFATVEVGGKKRKFSYIVDSERYLPPPEGRYLLPEKLHIGDVVKVRVFMSGEKVADIVPLFRPRVQGALLSMDTRGNVISMVGGYDFGLSKFNRATQAKRQPGSAFKPFLYSAAIDKGYTQTSKLLDVPIIVDDWIPENYDEEYMGSIFFRESLVNSRNLSSIRLIMDIDPEYVAGYSRHFGFKSRIGPYPSLALGSSEVTLLELTTAYSVFANSGIYRQPNFILRIYDRNGSLIEDNTGEVYLRYEKKLKQKKEKKGGDASGEWDYRERVSPESQEGRLQFLGLFAEEQRDFLTSEEFRFLIKKVPIHYFGEAGGFDRVISPETAYIMTDIMKAVISEGTGLLSNPLNSKARIAGKTGTTNDYTDAWFIGYSPMVVTGVWVGKDDNTSLGDKESGSLAAVPVWKEFMSKALDKYNDRTEFEVPSGVRIMNTPLGKIPYKVKATMSKDEVLSGLRMMVGSQEEKTGELEDYDYKIDSLFRGDEEDGDE, from the coding sequence ATGAATTTGAATAGAGGGATCAATCTGGCGGGCAAAGACCCGAGCAAATTTCTCCGTTCCCGTTTCTTGATGCCTGCGGTGTTTCTGTCTGCTTGCGTGATCGGGATTATGGCGGTCTACATCTATTTCTCAAAAGATCTCCCCGATCTGCGGGATCTCACGAGATATCAGCCCGTTATTCTAAACGAATTCTACTCGTCCGAAGGGGAGCTCATAGCGCAGTCGGGGCTTGAAAGAAGGGCGCTTGTCAATCTCGAGAGCATACCTTCTTACCTTGTAAACGCCTTTATAGCAGTAGAGGACAGAAGGTTTTACCAGCACAGCGGGGTGGACGCTAAAAGCGTTGTGAGGGCCCTTTATCAGAACCTGGTTACGGGAAGAATCGTTTCCGGGGGGAGCACTATTACGCAGCAGATAACCAAAAACCTCATTCTGGGTCCCCAGAAGGCCTACACCAGAAAGATAAAAGAGGCGATTCTCTCTTACAGGATAGAGAGGAATCTCTCCAAAGACGAAATACTGTATCTCTACCTGAACCACATATACCTTGCCGACGGCGTATACGGAGTCGAGATGGCGAGCCGGAACTACTTCGGAAAATCGGCAAGGGACATAAACATAGCCGAGGCGTGTCTTCTGGCCGGAATCCCGCGAAGGCCGGAGCAGTATTCGCCGAGAACCAATCTCTCAAATGCGCTTAAAAGGCAGAAAACCGTAATAAACATAATGCGGGAGCAGGAATTCATAACCCCCCGCCAGCAGCGCGAGGCTCTGGCCTATAAGATAAAAGTCATTCCGAAACAGGAACCTAGGGGGGAATACATAGCGCCTTATTTTATTGAATACGTAAGGGAGTATCTTGAGAAAAGAGTCGGGCGCAAGGCTTACGAGAAGGGCGGCTACAAGGTTTACACCACGCTTGACATGGATCTCAATCTTGCCGCCTACAGGGCTGTTCGAAGAGGGATACGCAACCTTGAGAAAAGACAGGGCAGAACCAGGTTCACCATCGCCAGGCTCAGAACGGCCGAGAAGATCGAGGAATTTAAAAAGCAGCAGAAAAACCTTGTTCTCCAGAACGGCAAAACCTACAGGGCCGTTGTCACGGTCATAGGAGACATAGACGAGAGAACTTCTTTTGCGACTGTTGAAGTCGGCGGCAAAAAACGAAAATTCAGTTACATAGTCGATTCCGAGCGGTATCTTCCGCCCCCGGAGGGCAGGTACCTTCTTCCCGAGAAGCTGCATATAGGGGATGTCGTGAAGGTAAGGGTGTTTATGAGCGGGGAAAAAGTGGCGGACATAGTTCCCCTGTTTCGCCCACGGGTCCAGGGAGCCTTGCTTTCCATGGACACAAGGGGCAACGTCATTTCGATGGTAGGCGGATATGACTTTGGACTCTCGAAATTCAACCGGGCGACCCAGGCGAAGAGGCAGCCGGGTTCCGCTTTTAAGCCTTTTCTCTACTCGGCGGCTATAGACAAGGGATATACGCAGACAAGCAAGCTTCTTGACGTGCCGATTATCGTGGATGACTGGATTCCCGAGAATTACGATGAGGAATACATGGGATCGATTTTCTTCAGGGAATCTCTTGTTAACTCAAGGAATCTTTCCTCAATAAGGCTGATTATGGACATAGACCCTGAATACGTCGCGGGTTATTCTAGGCACTTCGGGTTTAAATCCAGAATCGGTCCTTATCCGTCGCTTGCTCTGGGAAGTTCCGAGGTGACTCTTCTGGAACTTACTACCGCGTATTCTGTTTTCGCAAATTCAGGAATATACAGACAGCCGAATTTCATACTCAGGATTTATGACAGAAACGGAAGCCTAATCGAGGATAACACGGGAGAGGTATACCTGCGGTATGAGAAGAAACTGAAACAGAAAAAAGAGAAAAAGGGTGGCGATGCGTCGGGGGAATGGGATTACCGGGAACGGGTCTCGCCCGAATCCCAGGAGGGCAGGCTGCAGTTTCTAGGCCTGTTCGCCGAGGAACAGAGGGACTTCCTTACCTCTGAAGAGTTCCGGTTTCTCATCAAGAAAGTACCCATTCATTACTTCGGTGAAGCAGGGGGCTTTGACAGGGTTATAAGTCCCGAGACAGCTTATATAATGACGGACATAATGAAGGCGGTTATCAGCGAGGGAACAGGACTGCTTTCCAATCCGCTTAACTCCAAGGCCAGAATCGCGGGCAAGACCGGTACCACGAATGATTACACGGACGCGTGGTTCATAGGATACAGTCCCATGGTCGTAACCGGGGTGTGGGTCGGCAAGGACGATAACACATCGCTTGGAGACAAGGAGTCCGGTTCTTTGGCCGCTGTCCCGGTCTGGAAAGAGTTTATGAGCAAGGCGCTTGATAAATACAATGACCGCACGGAATTTGAGGTCCCATCCGGTGTAAGGATTATGAACACCCCTCTGGGGAAGATTCCTTACAAGGTCAAAGCAACCATGTCCAAGGATGAAGTGCTCAGCGGGTTAAGAATGATGGTTGGATCTCAGGAAGAGAAGACGGGAGAGTTAGAGGATTACGATTACAAGATAGATTCTCTTTTCAGGGGCGATGAGGAAGATGGCGATGAATGA
- a CDS encoding cysteine synthase family protein produces MTNLIDCIGNTPAIKLKSVPKNSRSTIWAKLENLNPAGSIKDRACIAMLRRAERENLVEPGKTTIIEASSGNTAIGLALCCKTNGYDLAVVMPEDTAEDKIQLIKAFKGQVILTAADRGLRGSVEKARELERENPDFYFFNQFKNTADITIHQEETAREIENQMLGRLDAFVCGVGSGGTVMGVGSELKKIYPRLSVVVVEPAECPTLSEGKEGSHGICGISPGFIPEKLDPGVIDRIYPVSTENARQCARALASEEGILVGISSGACLYAALGISEELEEGSQVLVTFCDSGEMYLGTDLYD; encoded by the coding sequence ATGACAAACCTGATTGACTGCATCGGCAACACTCCGGCAATAAAGCTCAAAAGCGTCCCGAAAAACAGCCGCTCGACAATATGGGCGAAGCTTGAGAACTTAAACCCCGCGGGCAGCATAAAGGACAGGGCGTGCATCGCCATGCTAAGGCGAGCGGAACGCGAAAATCTGGTAGAGCCCGGAAAAACGACCATAATCGAAGCATCAAGCGGCAACACCGCGATAGGACTCGCCCTTTGCTGCAAGACAAACGGATACGATCTCGCCGTTGTGATGCCCGAGGACACGGCGGAAGACAAAATACAGCTGATAAAAGCCTTTAAGGGGCAGGTGATTCTCACCGCCGCGGACCGCGGACTTCGCGGGTCGGTAGAAAAAGCCCGGGAACTTGAGCGCGAAAACCCCGACTTCTATTTTTTTAACCAGTTCAAAAACACCGCGGACATCACTATTCACCAGGAGGAGACCGCAAGGGAGATAGAAAACCAGATGCTGGGCCGTCTCGATGCGTTTGTGTGCGGGGTCGGAAGCGGAGGAACGGTAATGGGAGTGGGTTCCGAACTAAAAAAAATTTATCCCCGGCTAAGCGTAGTGGTGGTCGAACCCGCCGAATGCCCCACCCTCTCCGAGGGAAAGGAAGGTTCCCACGGCATCTGCGGCATATCGCCCGGGTTTATACCCGAGAAGCTTGACCCCGGGGTAATCGACAGAATTTATCCGGTCTCCACGGAGAATGCCCGCCAGTGCGCCAGAGCGCTTGCTTCTGAGGAAGGCATACTGGTCGGAATATCCTCCGGAGCCTGCCTTTACGCGGCCCTAGGGATTTCAGAGGAGCTTGAGGAAGGAAGCCAGGTACTGGTAACTTTCTGTGACAGCGGAGAAATGTACCTGGGGACCGATCTTTACGATTAG
- a CDS encoding ATP-binding protein — protein MDCQKCFKDSKKTLLKNKKTALNCNSPLAVYAKKIQIVNYGPIDQLDIIFPFENDVPKPVLLVGENGSGKSILLSHLVNGLISAKNVVYPETPEVDTDKVYKIRSSSYVKTEKSFYYSRVAFEDDLFLEELRLLRPKEKYPSIPAELLEKNAQNAWNSLDSKQHDHFKSSFHLENKQKIQNIFSKNCVLYFPPNRFEEPAWLNEENLRAKAKYMDLEHFGDHTTRKVVNYSPLHNNQNWLFDLVYDMVVFETEVKKAESIYRIVLKIFTSIIRGSPNINFRIGNRLNRIVSIWTDQKRLVPNIFQLSSGESSLLNLFLSILRDFDLSNAEFAGAKDIRGVVIIDEVDLHLHAVHQYEVLPELIKMFPKIQFVVTTHSPLFILGMKKLFGEDGFALYRLPQGKQIGTEEFSEFTDAYNVFTETSRFLDEIQEAIKNAQKPQVFVDGETDRKYLLRASELFGSEEKKILEKIEIRAGGGNGNLKNVWNGVKKLPQNLVPQKVVLLYDCEDGIGLEEEGNFFRQSIPKQIEHPIQKGIENLFNKTTLEKAKNHKPAFIDIKHEHTETIRGKEQPVSDEWKINPDEKTNLCKWLCDYGTVEDFEHFRQIFDILRKILE, from the coding sequence TTGGATTGTCAAAAGTGTTTTAAAGATAGTAAAAAAACACTTTTGAAAAACAAAAAGACTGCCTTAAATTGTAATTCACCCTTAGCTGTGTACGCGAAGAAAATTCAAATTGTCAACTACGGTCCGATTGACCAACTTGATATTATTTTTCCTTTTGAGAATGATGTGCCAAAACCTGTTTTACTGGTAGGCGAGAACGGTTCTGGGAAAAGCATCTTGTTATCTCACCTCGTCAATGGATTGATTTCAGCTAAGAACGTCGTTTATCCAGAAACTCCCGAAGTAGATACAGATAAAGTATACAAAATTCGGAGTAGTTCTTACGTTAAAACGGAAAAAAGTTTCTATTACTCAAGGGTTGCATTTGAAGATGACTTATTTCTTGAAGAATTAAGGTTGCTGCGACCAAAAGAAAAGTATCCAAGTATTCCAGCAGAACTTTTAGAGAAGAATGCTCAAAACGCATGGAATAGTCTGGATTCCAAACAACACGACCATTTCAAATCAAGCTTTCACCTCGAAAACAAACAAAAAATCCAGAATATTTTTTCAAAGAATTGTGTTCTCTATTTTCCTCCAAATCGCTTTGAAGAACCAGCGTGGTTAAATGAGGAAAACTTAAGAGCCAAGGCAAAATATATGGATTTAGAACACTTTGGCGACCATACGACTCGTAAGGTAGTTAACTATTCTCCACTTCACAATAATCAGAATTGGCTGTTTGATTTGGTTTATGACATGGTAGTTTTCGAGACCGAGGTTAAAAAAGCTGAAAGCATCTATAGAATTGTGCTTAAAATATTTACAAGCATAATACGCGGAAGTCCAAATATAAATTTCAGAATAGGCAATAGACTTAACAGAATTGTTTCAATTTGGACTGACCAAAAAAGACTCGTCCCCAATATTTTTCAATTGTCTTCTGGGGAATCTTCTCTACTGAACCTGTTTTTATCTATCCTAAGGGATTTTGATTTGAGCAATGCAGAATTTGCCGGAGCTAAAGATATAAGAGGGGTTGTCATAATTGATGAAGTTGATTTACACCTGCATGCGGTCCATCAATATGAAGTTCTGCCTGAATTAATAAAAATGTTCCCCAAGATTCAATTTGTTGTTACAACACATTCACCGCTTTTTATCCTCGGTATGAAGAAGCTCTTTGGAGAAGACGGTTTTGCTCTGTATAGACTGCCTCAGGGGAAGCAAATCGGGACAGAAGAGTTTAGTGAATTTACAGATGCTTATAACGTTTTTACAGAAACGAGCAGGTTTTTGGATGAGATACAAGAGGCAATTAAGAATGCGCAGAAGCCACAGGTATTTGTTGATGGTGAAACTGACCGAAAATATCTATTAAGAGCTTCTGAATTATTTGGAAGCGAAGAAAAGAAAATACTTGAGAAAATTGAGATACGGGCAGGGGGAGGTAATGGAAACTTAAAGAATGTCTGGAATGGAGTTAAGAAACTCCCACAAAATTTAGTACCCCAAAAAGTAGTGCTTCTATATGATTGTGAAGATGGAATTGGTCTAGAAGAAGAAGGGAACTTTTTTAGGCAGAGCATACCAAAACAGATAGAGCATCCCATACAAAAAGGAATTGAAAATCTGTTTAACAAAACGACTTTGGAGAAAGCAAAAAATCATAAACCTGCTTTCATAGACATTAAACATGAGCATACAGAGACGATACGAGGAAAAGAACAACCTGTTTCTGATGAATGGAAAATTAATCCAGATGAAAAAACCAATTTGTGCAAGTGGTTATGTGATTATGGCACTGTAGAAGATTTCGAGCATTTTCGGCAAATATTTGATATTCTGCGAAAAATATTAGAGTAA